From the Moraxella sp. FZFQ2102 genome, the window GATAGCGATTCAGACACAATAATGCACCAGATGCATTTGGCACAAGCTTACCATCTCACCGCTGATGCCAAGCGTGTCACTGTGCTATTTTTATATTGAATAAAACAACACATCCCAAGCAAGTTTTTTGCACCGCAGGGCTGCTTGTACATAACAACAATAGGGATTTTTTATGACTACCATTCGATTGAACGAGCTGATCGACAGCCAACCACTGGGCCGCTACCAAAAAATCATCATCTCACTGTGCATGGCGCTGATGATCTTGGATGGATATGACATCCAAGCGATGGCGTATGCCGCGCCTTTGATCATGGAGAGCTGGCAAGTGGATAAGGCATTGCTTGGCGTGGTGTTCAGCGCGGCATTGGGTGGTCTGTTCGTTGGCTCACTGCTATTAAGTAGCTTATCGGATCGCTATGGTCGCCGTCCGATTTTATTGGTTTCGACTTTTGCTTTTGCGGTGCTGATGCTATTGACACCCCTTGCCAAGAACCTTGAGCAGCTTGCGATGATTCGCTTTGTGACGGGGATATTTTTGGGCGGCATCATGCCTAATGCCATGGCGTACAGCTCGGATATCGTACCCAAGCGTCAGCAGGTGTTCATCATGACGATGATCTCGGCAGGCTTTACGCTTGGGGCGATTTTGGGCGGCTTTGTGGCGACTGCGCTCAAGCCCTTTGGTTGGGAAGCGATCTTTTATTTCGGTGGTATTATGCCATTGATTTTATTCGTGTTTATGTATTTTTGGATTCCTGAGTCCCAAAAATTCTTGGTCGCACGCTCGCGCCACCCCAAAAAAGTACTAGAATCGCTGCGCAAGTTTTATCCATCGCTTGGCTTAAATGATGATGTCAAAATCGAGCTAGAAGACAAAACCACGCATAAGACATCGCCACTGGATCTGTTCAAACAAGGTCGTGCATTTTTCACCAGTACCATGTGGATCATCACGGTGCTAAATATGATCAGCTTGTATTTCTTGTCAAGTTGGCTGCCTGCCTTGGGCAAAGAATCAGGCTTGTCAATCAATCAAGCCTTGATGCTAGGTACAGTGCTGCAGCTGGGCGCGCTGATCGGCAGTCTGTCACAGGGCGCGATCATTCATAAATTTGGCTTTTATAAAGTCTTAATGCCAGTGTTCGTACTTGCGATCGTTACGGTCGGTTACATCGGCTACAGCGTGCATAGCGTGGCACTGCTGTTCGTTGTGGTGTTCTTGGCGGGCTTTGCGGTCATTGGTGGTCAGCCGACGCTCAATGCGTTATCAGCAAGCCACTATCCTGTGCTGCTTCGTAGTACAGGTGTGGGCTGGAGCATTGGCATTGGTCGCTTGGGTTCGGTGATTGGTCCTGTGTTGGGCGGTAGTCTGGCAGCGAGTATGAACATCGGGCCGCTGTTTTTGATCGCGGCGATTCCATCGGTATTGGTGCTAGTGATGCTGTTCGTCCAAGCGCGTGGCAACACAGGTTCAGCTGTA encodes:
- a CDS encoding MFS transporter, giving the protein MTTIRLNELIDSQPLGRYQKIIISLCMALMILDGYDIQAMAYAAPLIMESWQVDKALLGVVFSAALGGLFVGSLLLSSLSDRYGRRPILLVSTFAFAVLMLLTPLAKNLEQLAMIRFVTGIFLGGIMPNAMAYSSDIVPKRQQVFIMTMISAGFTLGAILGGFVATALKPFGWEAIFYFGGIMPLILFVFMYFWIPESQKFLVARSRHPKKVLESLRKFYPSLGLNDDVKIELEDKTTHKTSPLDLFKQGRAFFTSTMWIITVLNMISLYFLSSWLPALGKESGLSINQALMLGTVLQLGALIGSLSQGAIIHKFGFYKVLMPVFVLAIVTVGYIGYSVHSVALLFVVVFLAGFAVIGGQPTLNALSASHYPVLLRSTGVGWSIGIGRLGSVIGPVLGGSLAASMNIGPLFLIAAIPSVLVLVMLFVQARGNTGSAV